A single region of the Gephyromycinifex aptenodytis genome encodes:
- a CDS encoding glycosyltransferase, producing the protein MTFVLLALGSRGDVQPLATLAGALSSRGHDALVIGIEEYAGLAAQVGARFVPVPGSLSDAVARGPIRDRLGASMIGQAVLLNRWLTGLAPGFLRAVLDHVGPGDVVLSGVLTRGAAAALADARGCRAATIVYTGQPVTLHPQSFCFASYFTGFTPYDRWGARFTWKLATALGRTLTTRARSQLGLPGLGFNAVAADADRHPTIVAADPLLVPPAPDWAPNVHQSGYLAPPPRPYTPNRDLAELLDRRPVYVGFGSLTQFTSAADTQTLVAAAALSGRPILTLAPAGAAPGFIASNVYAMSGVPFDWLFPRVAGAIHHGGSGTSQEALRSGVPCAVIPIGVDQPYHAERLHRLGLGPAPLSHRRLTGANLAHLITDMLDSPRTPGYQQRARDLGHASRQRDGVGATITVLDQLGYLR; encoded by the coding sequence ATGACGTTCGTGCTGCTGGCCCTCGGTTCGCGGGGCGACGTGCAGCCCCTTGCCACCCTGGCCGGAGCGCTGAGCAGCCGCGGACACGACGCGCTCGTCATCGGAATCGAGGAATACGCGGGGCTGGCGGCGCAGGTGGGGGCCCGCTTCGTGCCCGTACCGGGGTCTCTGTCCGACGCCGTGGCGCGTGGGCCGATCCGAGACCGGCTCGGCGCAAGCATGATCGGGCAAGCTGTGCTGCTCAACCGGTGGCTCACCGGGCTGGCGCCAGGGTTCCTCCGGGCTGTCCTGGACCACGTCGGCCCCGGCGATGTCGTGCTCAGCGGCGTGCTCACTCGCGGCGCCGCCGCCGCGCTGGCCGATGCTCGCGGATGCCGCGCCGCGACCATCGTCTACACCGGTCAACCCGTGACCTTGCACCCGCAGAGCTTCTGCTTCGCCTCCTACTTCACCGGATTCACTCCCTACGACCGCTGGGGTGCACGGTTCACGTGGAAACTCGCCACGGCGCTCGGGCGCACCCTGACCACCCGGGCCCGCTCGCAGCTGGGTCTGCCCGGGCTCGGTTTCAACGCGGTCGCAGCCGACGCCGACCGTCACCCCACCATCGTCGCCGCCGACCCGCTACTCGTGCCGCCCGCCCCGGACTGGGCGCCCAACGTGCACCAGAGCGGGTACCTCGCGCCGCCGCCGCGCCCATACACGCCGAACCGCGACCTGGCCGAGCTGCTTGACCGACGCCCGGTCTACGTCGGGTTCGGCAGCCTGACCCAGTTCACGTCCGCCGCGGACACCCAGACCCTCGTGGCGGCGGCCGCGTTGAGCGGGCGGCCGATCCTCACCCTGGCCCCCGCCGGAGCTGCACCCGGCTTCATCGCCTCGAACGTCTATGCGATGAGCGGGGTGCCTTTCGACTGGCTGTTCCCCCGCGTCGCCGGCGCCATCCACCACGGCGGCTCGGGCACCTCCCAAGAAGCGTTGCGCAGCGGGGTGCCCTGTGCGGTCATCCCCATCGGCGTCGACCAGCCCTACCACGCCGAGCGCCTGCACCGCCTGGGTCTTGGACCCGCGCCGCTGTCCCATCGGCGCCTCACCGGGGCGAACCTGGCCCACCTCATCACCGACATGCTCGACTCGCCGCGCACCCCCGGCTACCAGCAACGTGCCCGCGACCTCGGGCACGCCAGCCGCCAGCGGGACGGCGTCGGCGCCACCATCACCGTCCTTGACCAGCTCGGCTACCTGCGCTGA
- a CDS encoding DUF2470 domain-containing protein produces the protein MITAVERPVRHDRDRTALLSRRLLGGAGHARMVAYRADPNQAITLAAHGLDAAGRLLVVAPCESVSGDEIHDVRLDVNREAVDANARIVTASVHLLGRFEWLNSQEQQDLVSDAHLGGGFLLAAGSPAMKVGKITTDRVLLHDASGVHPWTLTALKDVDPGVFRDPFEALEAQDAVLSLGQANLFTLCAGAARDSGTGSLLACNPAHLAATTARIYCLDIDSLGVTLLDGATADVVHIPFRASVTSAADIRSALAALLPRTRP, from the coding sequence ATGATCACGGCAGTCGAACGGCCCGTACGGCATGACCGTGACCGCACCGCCCTCTTGTCGAGGCGGCTCCTTGGCGGGGCCGGCCACGCTCGCATGGTGGCATATCGGGCGGATCCGAACCAGGCAATCACTCTCGCCGCCCACGGCCTCGACGCGGCCGGGCGCCTGCTCGTGGTCGCCCCTTGCGAGTCCGTATCCGGGGATGAGATCCACGATGTCCGACTCGATGTGAACCGCGAGGCCGTCGACGCGAACGCGCGCATCGTTACCGCCAGCGTGCATCTGTTGGGCCGGTTCGAGTGGCTGAATTCACAGGAGCAACAGGACCTAGTCTCCGACGCTCACCTCGGGGGCGGGTTCCTCCTCGCGGCCGGATCGCCCGCTATGAAGGTGGGCAAAATCACAACGGATCGGGTGCTCCTGCACGACGCCTCCGGCGTGCACCCGTGGACGCTCACGGCCCTGAAAGATGTCGATCCCGGCGTGTTCCGCGACCCGTTCGAGGCGCTGGAAGCTCAAGATGCGGTGTTGTCCTTGGGACAAGCCAACCTGTTCACACTGTGCGCGGGCGCCGCGCGCGACTCGGGGACCGGCAGCCTCCTGGCCTGCAACCCGGCCCATCTGGCCGCTACGACGGCACGCATCTACTGCCTTGACATCGATTCCCTGGGTGTTACCCTCCTCGACGGAGCAACAGCCGACGTCGTCCACATTCCGTTCCGCGCGAGCGTGACCTCTGCCGCGGACATACGCAGCGCCCTAGCGGCACTGCTTCCTCGGACTCGGCCCTGA
- a CDS encoding DUF1540 domain-containing protein — MSALATISSCATTACAYNDGACKAGAITVGGSEGSASCGTFVTLDVRGGTNSGSAQVGACQRLECAHNTDLMCTAEAITVSADTALCEMYSAR, encoded by the coding sequence ATGTCTGCTCTCGCCACCATTTCTTCGTGTGCCACAACCGCCTGCGCCTACAACGACGGTGCCTGCAAAGCCGGCGCGATCACGGTGGGCGGCTCTGAGGGTTCCGCCTCCTGCGGCACCTTCGTCACCCTCGACGTCCGTGGCGGCACCAACTCCGGCTCCGCCCAGGTGGGCGCCTGCCAGCGTTTGGAGTGCGCCCACAACACTGACCTCATGTGCACGGCCGAGGCGATCACGGTCTCGGCTGACACAGCTCTCTGCGAGATGTACAGCGCCCGCTGA
- a CDS encoding NUDIX domain-containing protein, with the protein MFTLPEIPVSTGAIILDAQGRLLILKPTYKSGWTIPGGIMEADGETPWQACRREVGEETGLEVQRGHLVCVDTRPAKKGRKLGLRLLFHCGEVSDEQITRIQLQLEEISEYRFVALPGGIELLRPAVRRRVSHGLKAGARCRYLENGKRVEALS; encoded by the coding sequence ATGTTCACCCTGCCGGAGATCCCCGTGTCGACAGGCGCGATCATCCTTGACGCGCAGGGGCGGCTGCTCATCCTCAAACCGACTTACAAATCCGGGTGGACGATCCCCGGCGGGATCATGGAAGCCGACGGGGAAACCCCCTGGCAGGCGTGCCGCCGCGAAGTAGGCGAAGAAACCGGCCTCGAGGTGCAGCGCGGACACCTCGTCTGCGTCGACACCCGACCCGCGAAGAAGGGCCGCAAACTCGGGCTGCGGCTGCTGTTCCACTGCGGAGAAGTCAGCGACGAACAGATCACGCGCATCCAACTGCAGCTGGAGGAAATCAGCGAGTACAGGTTCGTCGCCCTCCCCGGAGGTATCGAACTGCTGCGCCCCGCCGTGCGGCGCCGCGTCAGCCATGGCCTCAAAGCGGGGGCCCGTTGCCGCTACCTCGAGAACGGCAAGCGCGTCGAGGCCCTCAGCTAA
- a CDS encoding ABC transporter ATP-binding protein: protein MQPPDRLALRTAKLTKVYGHGAARVTALDAVDVEIDAGHFTAIMGPSGSGKSTLMHVAAGLDTATSGQSWIADTEITSLRDDDLTRLRRDRIGFIFQAFNLMPTLDARGNILLPLKLAGRRVESAWFDEVITALGIGDRLTHRPSELSGGQQQRIAIARALITRPHIIFADEPTGALDSASGEAILGFLKRSVTDLGQSVVMVTHDPTAASYADRTLTLGDGRVVGDTGTVTRQEA from the coding sequence ATGCAGCCTCCTGACCGCCTAGCCCTACGAACGGCGAAATTGACCAAGGTCTATGGACACGGGGCAGCCCGCGTCACGGCGCTGGACGCCGTCGATGTCGAGATTGACGCCGGCCATTTCACCGCGATCATGGGGCCGTCAGGTTCAGGGAAATCCACGCTCATGCATGTGGCGGCAGGCCTGGACACCGCCACCTCGGGACAGTCCTGGATCGCAGACACCGAGATCACCTCGCTGCGCGATGACGACCTCACCCGCCTACGCCGCGACCGGATCGGCTTCATCTTCCAGGCCTTCAACCTCATGCCCACCCTGGACGCGCGGGGCAACATCCTGCTGCCGCTGAAACTGGCCGGGCGCCGCGTCGAAAGCGCGTGGTTCGACGAGGTGATCACGGCGCTGGGTATCGGCGACCGGCTCACGCATCGGCCCAGTGAACTCTCCGGCGGCCAGCAGCAACGCATCGCGATCGCCCGCGCGCTCATCACCCGGCCGCACATCATCTTCGCTGACGAACCCACCGGCGCCCTCGATTCGGCCTCCGGTGAAGCCATCCTCGGTTTCTTGAAGCGCAGCGTCACCGACCTCGGTCAGAGCGTCGTCATGGTCACCCACGACCCCACCGCCGCCTCCTACGCGGACCGGACCCTGACCCTGGGCGATGGCCGCGTGGTCGGCGACACCGGCACCGTGACCCGCCAGGAGGCCTGA